From the Saccharobesus litoralis genome, one window contains:
- a CDS encoding acyltransferase produces the protein MTTLTLQKAKRWLKASDTPLARHLFNAAKACIHFELPNVRWFYGSLFASHKLVTNSLAALMRIIYWTPLFKSQTLTTGKRLYLYGGLPFMSGGVQVSLGDDCRVSGQTTFSGRVHGEYPAQLIVGDNVDIGWMTTIACGRKVAIGNNVRIAGRAFLAGYPGHPIDAQQRAAGSPETEDQVGDIILEDDVWLATGVSVMAGVTIGKGTIVAAGSVVTKSLPANVLAGGVPAKVIKTL, from the coding sequence ATGACAACCTTAACTTTGCAAAAAGCAAAACGCTGGCTTAAAGCCAGCGACACCCCACTGGCACGTCATTTATTTAATGCTGCTAAAGCCTGTATCCATTTTGAGCTGCCTAATGTTCGCTGGTTTTACGGCAGCTTATTCGCGAGTCACAAGTTAGTGACTAATAGCTTGGCTGCTCTTATGCGCATAATCTATTGGACTCCTTTATTCAAAAGCCAAACGCTCACTACAGGAAAACGCTTATATCTATATGGCGGCCTACCTTTTATGAGCGGTGGCGTGCAAGTGTCATTGGGTGATGATTGTCGAGTATCAGGCCAAACCACTTTTAGTGGTCGGGTTCACGGCGAATATCCAGCACAACTGATTGTAGGCGACAACGTTGATATAGGTTGGATGACCACAATTGCTTGCGGTCGCAAAGTCGCAATTGGCAACAACGTTCGCATCGCTGGTCGAGCATTTTTAGCAGGTTACCCCGGCCACCCAATTGATGCCCAGCAGCGCGCAGCAGGATCACCAGAAACCGAAGACCAAGTGGGCGATATTATTCTTGAAGACGATGTGTGGTTAGCAACCGGCGTATCAGTTATGGCCGGCGTTACTATAGGAAAAGGCACAATTGTTGCAGCAGGTAGTGTAGTGACCAAAAGCTTGCCTGCCAATGTATTGGCCGGCGGAGTGCCAGCAAAGGTCATTAAGACATTGTAA
- a CDS encoding heme NO-binding domain-containing protein, producing the protein MKGLVFNMLQEYVEQNVGYEAWDKAINSCDLPSQGIYISSESYNDSEIFSLVGHLSEALATPAADLVRSFGQFLFFHLLPLAPQAAKEAKDLKSFLVMVENIIHVEVLKLYQDANLPSFDYSSKNSQHMTMVYRSPRKLCHLSEGLILSAAEHFKQKINLHQSQCMHSGAEACHIEIEFL; encoded by the coding sequence ATGAAAGGTTTGGTATTTAATATGTTACAAGAGTATGTTGAGCAGAATGTTGGCTACGAAGCATGGGATAAAGCCATCAATAGTTGTGATTTACCCTCGCAAGGCATTTATATCTCTTCAGAAAGCTATAACGACAGTGAAATATTCAGCTTAGTCGGACACTTATCCGAAGCATTGGCTACCCCTGCAGCTGATTTAGTGCGTAGCTTTGGCCAATTTTTATTTTTTCATTTATTGCCATTAGCCCCGCAAGCAGCAAAAGAGGCTAAAGACTTAAAATCGTTTTTAGTTATGGTAGAAAATATTATTCACGTTGAAGTACTTAAATTGTATCAAGATGCCAATTTACCCTCGTTCGATTATTCATCAAAAAATAGCCAACACATGACCATGGTTTATCGTTCGCCACGTAAGCTTTGCCATCTATCCGAGGGGCTTATTCTTTCGGCCGCAGAACACTTTAAACAAAAAATTAATCTTCACCAAAGCCAGTGTATGCATAGTGGTGCGGAAGCTTGCCATATAGAAATAGAATTTTTATAG
- a CDS encoding sensor histidine kinase yields the protein MSDQPNEKITALENILKRERAARKQIEQKLEEYSRQAYFTNQELENKTSQTLAKQTQLEFLTGISAETWKQDSIDAIIQNYLERSATFLQYPVSVFFHLGANYKLQNIKIIDKQGTSNATLISELFANLDCLRLSLELEHSRESQLLPLNEYLDSRRYRLPFSFAYFVPLYYLKQDQQNVLGITCFLYANDEQIDIDKLQTIESSRSTLTMALERKRAEQALQRQLKQLQDTNKTLEQTQQQLIETEKLASLGLLSAGVAHEINNPVGYVTSNLQTMAEYVELFQDIFAPLENETTPDFAKLLAKWQEEDGSFLLEDSKEILTTCLGGLDRIKEIVAALRAFSRMDNHELEPTDINQVLTHALKMVQNELKYDYQIITEFNAEKLILGSESQLQQVFINLFINAKHAMPDGGKLTIKTYQQGGRIKVSIKDEGCGISEENQKHIFTPFFTTKPQGQGTGLGLSISYSILQQHHAKVEINSEIDVGTEFILAFFVFE from the coding sequence ATGTCTGATCAACCAAACGAAAAGATCACCGCGCTGGAAAATATTCTTAAGCGCGAACGAGCTGCCCGCAAACAAATAGAACAAAAACTAGAAGAATACTCACGCCAAGCCTATTTCACTAATCAAGAGTTGGAAAATAAAACCAGCCAGACTTTAGCTAAACAAACCCAGCTAGAGTTTTTAACCGGTATTTCTGCCGAAACGTGGAAACAAGACAGTATTGACGCCATCATTCAAAATTACTTAGAGCGCAGCGCAACCTTCCTGCAATATCCGGTCAGTGTATTTTTTCATTTGGGGGCAAATTACAAACTACAAAATATAAAAATAATCGACAAACAAGGCACAAGTAATGCAACGCTAATCAGTGAATTATTTGCTAACCTCGACTGCTTACGCTTAAGTTTAGAACTAGAGCATTCCCGCGAGAGCCAACTTTTACCATTAAACGAATACTTAGATAGCCGGCGCTATCGCTTACCATTTTCGTTTGCTTACTTTGTTCCCCTATATTACCTGAAACAAGACCAGCAAAACGTATTAGGAATAACTTGTTTCTTGTATGCCAATGACGAGCAAATAGATATAGATAAACTGCAAACCATAGAATCAAGCCGCTCAACGCTTACAATGGCACTAGAAAGAAAGCGAGCTGAACAAGCCTTGCAAAGGCAACTAAAACAGTTGCAAGACACCAATAAAACCCTAGAACAAACTCAGCAACAACTAATTGAAACCGAAAAACTGGCTTCTTTAGGATTATTGTCGGCTGGGGTCGCTCATGAAATTAACAACCCTGTTGGCTATGTAACAAGTAATTTGCAAACCATGGCGGAATACGTCGAGCTATTTCAAGATATATTTGCGCCTTTAGAAAATGAAACGACACCTGACTTTGCAAAATTATTAGCTAAATGGCAAGAAGAAGACGGCTCATTTTTATTAGAAGACAGCAAAGAAATACTCACCACCTGCCTTGGCGGCCTCGATCGTATTAAAGAAATTGTCGCTGCTCTGCGGGCATTCTCGCGTATGGACAACCACGAGCTAGAGCCAACCGATATTAATCAAGTACTGACACACGCATTAAAAATGGTACAAAATGAACTTAAGTATGATTATCAAATCATTACCGAATTTAATGCTGAAAAACTAATATTAGGCAGCGAAAGCCAACTACAACAAGTGTTTATCAACTTATTTATTAATGCTAAACACGCAATGCCGGACGGGGGCAAATTAACAATTAAAACCTACCAACAAGGCGGTCGCATTAAAGTCAGTATTAAAGATGAAGGATGCGGAATTAGTGAAGAAAACCAAAAGCACATATTCACCCCGTTCTTCACAACTAAACCTCAAGGTCAAGGCACAGGTTTAGGCTTGTCTATCTCTTACTCAATTTTGCAACAACACCACGCTAAAGTTGAGATCAATAGTGAAATTGATGTTGGGACTGAGTTCATTCTGGCATTTTTTGTGTTTGAATAA
- the glmS gene encoding glutamine--fructose-6-phosphate transaminase (isomerizing): MCGIYAAVSTTSIVNELISGLDNLSYRGYDSAGIAVYDGEQISRRRAQGKLSELASLLCRAPVSGAIGIAHTRWATHGLPNETNAHPHMTAKVAVVHNGIIENYPQLRKQLQNDGYVFESETDSETIPLLITQYLDKGETPETAMLKTISQLEGSFALVAIFQQSPDELFAARQGSPLVIGQAEQGFYISSDENALPAEIQASCFLEDGDLARITQQQLTISNFSGQTLQRALIARQGQSSESSKNGFKHFMLKEIHEQPQVFKRTLQHYIGGHHQDDSLLQLAPISHLTNNISRMTIVACGTSYYAGMVAKYWIESIAGVPVDLDVASEYRYRKTPVTYQSAALFISQSGETADTLAALRHAKQQGQTCFSIVNVTNSTMANESDVVLPILAGREIGVASTKAFTAQLAALLVVTIQLARQNGLMTYKDEHLLLSQLDNIDAVIEGVLSQSHIIKDIAKSICDSSNALFMGRGIAFPLALEGALKLKEISYIHAEAYPAGELKHGPIALVDKDMPIIVVAPSNELFSKTLSNLREVASRGARIILLSDKNGLNQAEHFIEQGYELPDMPELMQPIAYNIPMQLLAYYVATLRGTDVDQPRNLAKSVTVE, encoded by the coding sequence ATGTGTGGTATTTATGCAGCAGTAAGCACAACGTCAATCGTTAATGAGCTAATTTCAGGCTTAGACAATTTATCGTACCGCGGTTATGACTCAGCCGGTATCGCCGTCTATGATGGCGAACAAATTTCCCGCCGACGTGCACAAGGTAAATTATCTGAATTAGCGAGTTTACTATGCCGCGCCCCCGTTAGCGGTGCAATTGGTATTGCTCATACTCGTTGGGCAACGCACGGCTTACCTAACGAAACCAATGCTCATCCACACATGACAGCCAAAGTCGCAGTTGTTCACAACGGTATTATTGAAAACTACCCTCAACTACGCAAACAACTACAAAATGACGGCTATGTATTTGAGAGTGAAACCGATAGCGAAACCATCCCACTTCTTATCACACAATATTTAGATAAGGGCGAAACACCAGAAACAGCCATGTTAAAAACCATTAGCCAACTTGAAGGTAGCTTTGCACTAGTGGCTATTTTTCAACAGAGTCCTGACGAACTGTTTGCTGCAAGACAAGGAAGTCCTTTAGTCATAGGGCAAGCCGAACAAGGTTTCTATATTTCGTCTGACGAAAATGCCTTACCGGCCGAGATCCAAGCCAGTTGTTTTTTAGAGGATGGAGACTTAGCTCGCATTACCCAACAACAACTCACTATTAGTAATTTTTCAGGTCAAACCCTACAGCGAGCCTTAATTGCTCGCCAAGGGCAAAGCTCAGAAAGCAGTAAAAACGGCTTCAAGCACTTCATGTTAAAAGAGATCCACGAGCAGCCTCAAGTATTCAAGCGCACGCTACAACACTACATTGGTGGTCATCATCAAGATGATTCACTACTGCAATTAGCGCCAATCAGTCATTTAACCAACAACATTAGTCGCATGACTATTGTCGCTTGTGGTACATCTTACTATGCGGGCATGGTTGCCAAATATTGGATAGAGTCAATTGCGGGGGTACCGGTAGATTTAGACGTTGCTTCTGAGTATCGCTACCGTAAAACACCGGTTACCTATCAAAGCGCCGCTTTATTTATTTCACAAAGTGGTGAAACTGCAGATACCCTAGCTGCACTGCGCCATGCTAAACAACAAGGGCAAACGTGCTTCAGCATTGTTAACGTGACCAATAGCACAATGGCCAATGAAAGCGACGTAGTATTGCCAATATTAGCCGGTCGTGAAATCGGGGTTGCATCAACCAAAGCGTTTACTGCACAACTGGCAGCATTACTTGTGGTAACCATTCAACTTGCACGGCAAAACGGTTTAATGACCTATAAAGACGAGCACCTTTTACTGTCACAACTCGACAATATTGATGCTGTTATCGAAGGTGTACTCAGCCAAAGCCATATTATTAAAGATATCGCTAAATCAATTTGCGACTCAAGCAACGCCCTGTTTATGGGCCGAGGTATTGCCTTTCCTTTAGCGTTAGAAGGCGCCTTAAAATTAAAAGAAATCAGCTATATTCACGCCGAAGCTTACCCAGCAGGTGAATTAAAGCATGGCCCTATAGCGCTTGTAGACAAAGACATGCCCATTATCGTGGTTGCACCAAGTAACGAATTATTTAGCAAAACATTATCTAACTTACGCGAAGTAGCTTCGCGTGGTGCGCGCATCATATTACTCAGTGATAAAAACGGCTTAAACCAAGCTGAACACTTTATCGAACAAGGTTACGAGCTACCGGATATGCCTGAGTTAATGCAGCCAATCGCTTACAACATTCCTATGCAATTATTAGCCTACTACGTGGCTACCTTACGCGGAACCGATGTCGACCAACCGCGTAATTTAGCCAAATCGGTCACCGTAGAATAA
- a CDS encoding glycosyltransferase — protein sequence MQITVQVVQRLSPGGIETMALDLANSQAADQQQANYIISLEGNLSELIKDWPKLKPYRQQIICLNKPQGWSYTTVKQLHQLLLLLKANCVHTHHIGPLIYGGLAARLAGIRHLIHTEHDAWHLQNTKRRWLQNCILQITRPTFVADSNLVAQQAKQLLNYQNIKVIYNGIDTSRFTFGAKQAAREQFNLPSNVSLIGCAGRLEAVKGQAVLIDALSQLPEHIHLAIAGQGSCLEKLQQQTQRLGLSQRVHFVGLIDDMPRFYQSLDVFCLPSFNEGFPLAALEAQACGIPVVMTKTGATSEAICPEFSQLVPPGDSLDMAKALNELITRLNDFNPDSVDANTRAQIKTIAETHRQFVMKFASLKQMLSAYQALKA from the coding sequence ATGCAAATCACAGTTCAAGTTGTACAGCGATTAAGCCCAGGTGGAATAGAGACAATGGCGCTCGATTTAGCCAATTCACAAGCCGCTGACCAGCAGCAGGCTAACTATATTATTAGTTTAGAAGGCAACTTATCTGAACTCATTAAAGATTGGCCTAAATTAAAACCGTATCGTCAGCAAATTATTTGCTTAAACAAACCGCAAGGCTGGTCCTACACCACAGTTAAACAGTTACATCAATTGCTGTTATTGCTAAAAGCCAATTGTGTTCACACCCATCACATAGGCCCGCTCATTTATGGTGGCCTTGCTGCACGCTTAGCCGGTATTCGTCACTTAATTCATACCGAACACGATGCATGGCATTTGCAGAATACTAAACGTCGTTGGTTACAAAACTGCATTTTGCAAATCACGCGACCGACTTTTGTCGCCGACTCAAACCTGGTTGCACAACAAGCTAAGCAATTACTTAATTATCAAAACATTAAAGTCATCTATAACGGTATCGACACCTCGCGTTTCACGTTTGGCGCTAAGCAAGCGGCACGTGAGCAATTTAACTTACCATCAAATGTCAGTTTAATCGGTTGTGCGGGACGCCTTGAAGCGGTTAAAGGCCAAGCAGTATTAATTGATGCCTTAAGCCAATTGCCTGAACACATTCATTTAGCCATTGCTGGGCAAGGTTCGTGTTTAGAAAAATTACAGCAACAAACTCAACGCCTCGGTCTGAGTCAGCGTGTTCATTTTGTCGGTTTAATCGACGATATGCCGCGTTTTTATCAGTCTCTCGATGTGTTTTGTTTACCTTCATTTAACGAAGGTTTTCCATTGGCTGCACTTGAAGCCCAAGCCTGCGGTATTCCTGTTGTCATGACGAAAACCGGTGCCACTAGCGAAGCGATTTGTCCAGAGTTTAGTCAATTAGTCCCCCCTGGTGACAGTTTAGACATGGCCAAAGCATTAAACGAGCTGATCACAAGGCTAAACGACTTCAATCCAGATAGTGTCGATGCCAATACTCGGGCGCAAATAAAAACCATTGCCGAAACGCACCGCCAGTTTGTCATGAAGTTTGCGTCTCTTAAACAAATGCTTAGCGCCTATCAAGCGTTAAAAGCCTAA
- a CDS encoding glycosyltransferase, which yields MKNKDLIVFGEDWGGLPSSTQHLINILAQDRKVLWINSIGLRQPQLSLHDIKRATGKLTQFISNQINRLANQTQPQATASESDNIRVINPATIPAPRSKNARFIAKHLLIKQIKPVVEEMQLNEPVLWISLPTAVDVIGHLNESAVVYYCGDDFSALAGVDHSTIAKREAELVNKADLILTASQALAKKFPAHKTSCIEHGVDLNLFSTPVTRASDLPNDGKPIAGFYGSINEWLDTSLLIDTAKLMPNWHFVLIGKHHIDTSELNAIKNITLLPPKAHHELPSYSQHWTVSLLPFVLNEQISACNPLKLTEYLAAGKPVIATAFNASLAYTGFVQIIKNPYELAKALMVSYDEQQQPEFANCLYQRIAHKSWQHQASKVNQLLGAI from the coding sequence ATGAAAAACAAAGATTTAATTGTATTTGGCGAAGACTGGGGTGGCTTGCCCAGTAGTACACAGCACTTAATTAACATTCTGGCGCAAGATCGCAAAGTACTATGGATTAACTCGATTGGCTTACGTCAGCCACAATTATCTTTGCATGATATTAAACGAGCAACAGGTAAATTGACTCAGTTTATTAGTAATCAGATCAACCGTTTAGCTAATCAAACTCAACCGCAAGCCACTGCAAGTGAAAGCGATAATATACGGGTAATTAATCCTGCGACTATCCCTGCACCGCGTTCAAAAAACGCGCGTTTTATCGCAAAGCACTTATTAATAAAACAAATAAAGCCTGTTGTTGAAGAAATGCAGCTCAACGAGCCTGTGTTGTGGATATCACTACCCACCGCAGTTGACGTAATAGGACATCTCAACGAATCAGCCGTCGTCTACTATTGTGGTGATGATTTTTCTGCGCTGGCGGGCGTTGATCATTCAACCATTGCAAAACGCGAAGCTGAGTTAGTCAACAAAGCCGATTTAATCCTCACCGCCAGTCAAGCGTTAGCAAAAAAATTTCCTGCACACAAAACCAGCTGTATCGAGCATGGTGTTGATTTAAATTTATTTAGCACGCCAGTTACTCGAGCTTCTGACTTGCCTAACGATGGCAAACCAATCGCTGGTTTTTATGGCAGCATAAACGAATGGTTAGATACAAGCTTACTTATCGACACCGCCAAGCTAATGCCAAACTGGCACTTTGTATTAATCGGTAAACACCACATAGACACAAGCGAACTAAACGCAATCAAAAATATAACGCTTTTACCGCCCAAAGCGCATCACGAGCTGCCCAGTTATAGCCAACACTGGACTGTGTCACTGTTACCTTTTGTCTTAAACGAGCAAATATCCGCCTGTAATCCGTTAAAACTCACCGAGTATTTAGCGGCTGGTAAACCCGTAATTGCCACGGCATTTAATGCCAGTTTGGCTTATACAGGCTTTGTACAAATTATCAAAAATCCTTATGAGCTAGCCAAAGCCTTAATGGTCAGTTACGACGAACAACAACAACCTGAGTTTGCCAATTGCTTGTATCAACGTATTGCTCATAAAAGTTGGCAGCATCAAGCAAGCAAAGTCAATCAACTATTGGGGGCGATATGA
- a CDS encoding HD domain-containing phosphohydrolase, giving the protein MNVALKPQVIAKNKIMIVDDEQPILDALKRLFRRQYDVSCFLDARQALEALAKDEFAAIISDMKMPIMSGAEFLASAYSMKPDIPRLLLTGFSDVDDTTRAINQGKITNYVSKPWLNVELKNLVEQAVEQYQLKRSVGQLQEEVKLKNNELEAQNRLLEKKVADRTAKLQKYAQSLKKAQRQQRLLFQDIIEMINLIVEEVTEEHAGHIKRVASHCRLLAEKLGLDRHTVTHCYLAGLMHEIGKVTLDDELIKQTEDQMDKAQRTKSRMHALKGAEILKKVPHLRPISLAVKHQYEHYDGSGFPEHLVGEQIPMAARILAVVNDFDKFIIGRSLGTPVPRHQAIAAIQAQAKNYDPTALATYIELLDLLLDFDEYHTDTCLTVELLEEGMTLSRDLKSQQGAVLLTKDTELNLVTIGKLKQYQKDWDYFFNVFVH; this is encoded by the coding sequence ATGAATGTTGCGTTAAAACCCCAGGTGATAGCCAAAAACAAAATTATGATTGTGGACGATGAACAACCCATTTTGGATGCATTAAAGCGCTTGTTTCGTCGTCAGTATGACGTTAGTTGCTTTTTAGATGCGCGCCAAGCGCTTGAAGCTCTGGCCAAAGATGAATTTGCTGCCATTATTTCTGATATGAAAATGCCCATCATGTCAGGAGCCGAATTTCTCGCCAGTGCTTATTCGATGAAACCTGATATTCCCCGTTTGTTATTAACCGGTTTTTCTGACGTTGACGATACGACTCGAGCGATTAACCAAGGGAAAATTACCAATTATGTGTCTAAACCTTGGCTAAATGTTGAGCTGAAAAATTTGGTGGAACAAGCGGTTGAACAATACCAATTAAAACGGTCAGTGGGCCAATTGCAAGAAGAAGTGAAATTAAAAAACAACGAGCTTGAAGCGCAAAACCGATTACTAGAAAAAAAAGTCGCTGATCGTACGGCTAAACTTCAAAAATATGCGCAAAGCTTAAAAAAGGCGCAGCGCCAACAACGCCTGTTGTTTCAAGATATTATTGAGATGATCAATCTTATCGTGGAAGAGGTAACTGAAGAGCACGCCGGTCACATTAAACGCGTCGCTTCGCATTGTCGTTTACTTGCAGAAAAGCTAGGGTTGGATAGACATACCGTTACCCATTGTTACTTAGCTGGACTAATGCATGAAATTGGCAAAGTGACTTTGGATGATGAGTTGATCAAGCAAACCGAAGATCAAATGGATAAAGCTCAACGGACAAAAAGCCGCATGCATGCATTGAAAGGAGCTGAGATTTTAAAAAAAGTGCCGCACTTACGGCCGATCTCCTTGGCTGTTAAGCATCAATATGAACATTATGACGGTAGTGGATTTCCTGAGCATTTGGTGGGAGAGCAAATCCCAATGGCAGCAAGAATTTTGGCCGTCGTTAATGACTTTGACAAGTTTATTATTGGCCGCAGTTTAGGTACACCTGTTCCTAGACACCAAGCCATAGCGGCTATTCAAGCACAAGCGAAAAATTATGATCCTACCGCCTTGGCGACTTACATAGAATTACTGGACTTGTTATTGGACTTTGATGAATACCATACCGATACCTGTTTAACCGTTGAGTTACTGGAAGAAGGCATGACCTTATCGCGCGATTTAAAAAGTCAGCAAGGCGCTGTGCTATTAACCAAAGATACCGAACTTAATTTAGTGACTATTGGAAAATTAAAACAATATCAAAAAGACTGGGATTACTTTTTTAATGTGTTTGTGCATTAG
- a CDS encoding GumC family protein, producing the protein MKPLSYQLYYILAGAWRQRYIIVIPMLFLPIMGAFVSMTSAKQYKAHTSMLIQETAKMNPFLEDLAVSTMLKDRMAALTTLLHSRHILQSVALERGLIDQHTSESERDAIVGYLSSRLTMIMAGKDLIKIELKANSPAGMKETLTSVSRHFVEQLLAPERSSIRDSAYFLEKHLEQRRVELDTAENALAEFRNEHAYALPEMHTNNVSRLNSLRQDLSEREAELAGKKRSLGGISQQLSKTNPVIGRIEQQIIRIRGELALLNTRYTAKHSKVVAANRKLRRLEAERQAILAATDESQASINTDQLWDIASNVQIPAGSNQQPLLISQLESLQATRSKVAGLEEETKWLKQMISQLEPQVSAYGQHEHQLKKLERDLNVKRDLYEELLQRYEMAQVTGSLSKFEENKRIKVIDRPFTPSAPSNLPLLIFVLGGLFGGLFFGCGLALVFELSDTAIRRADKLEALTGVPVLTRLPFTSQPSTNQPCTSQPFTSTP; encoded by the coding sequence ATGAAACCACTATCATATCAACTGTATTACATATTAGCGGGTGCATGGCGCCAGCGTTATATTATTGTGATCCCCATGCTGTTTTTACCCATCATGGGTGCTTTTGTCAGTATGACAAGTGCTAAACAATATAAAGCCCATACCAGCATGTTGATCCAAGAAACCGCTAAAATGAACCCGTTCTTGGAAGACTTAGCAGTTTCGACCATGTTAAAAGATCGCATGGCAGCCCTAACCACCCTGTTACACAGTCGGCATATCCTGCAATCTGTAGCGCTAGAGCGAGGTTTAATCGATCAGCATACAAGTGAAAGTGAACGCGATGCCATTGTAGGCTATTTATCTAGCCGTTTGACCATGATAATGGCCGGTAAAGACCTCATAAAAATAGAATTAAAAGCCAACTCACCAGCCGGTATGAAAGAAACGCTAACCTCAGTTAGTCGGCATTTTGTTGAGCAATTATTAGCACCTGAGCGTTCATCGATTCGTGATTCGGCTTATTTTTTAGAAAAGCACCTAGAGCAGCGCCGCGTTGAGTTAGATACAGCCGAAAATGCCTTAGCTGAATTTCGTAATGAACATGCCTACGCTTTACCCGAAATGCACACTAATAATGTCAGCCGCCTCAATAGCTTGCGCCAAGACTTATCAGAGCGCGAGGCTGAATTAGCCGGCAAAAAGCGTAGTTTAGGCGGTATTAGCCAGCAACTCAGTAAAACAAATCCGGTCATTGGCCGTATCGAGCAACAGATTATTCGCATTCGAGGTGAACTCGCGTTACTCAACACTCGCTATACTGCAAAACACAGTAAAGTGGTTGCGGCTAACCGTAAATTGCGCCGATTAGAAGCTGAACGCCAAGCCATTCTAGCGGCTACGGATGAAAGCCAAGCCAGTATTAATACCGATCAATTATGGGATATCGCCAGTAATGTTCAAATACCGGCCGGTTCGAATCAGCAGCCATTATTGATAAGTCAATTAGAAAGCCTGCAAGCAACCCGCAGTAAAGTCGCCGGTTTAGAAGAAGAAACCAAATGGCTTAAACAAATGATATCTCAACTCGAGCCACAGGTATCCGCCTATGGTCAACATGAGCATCAACTCAAAAAGCTAGAGCGTGATTTAAATGTTAAACGTGACCTTTATGAGGAACTATTACAACGTTACGAAATGGCACAAGTAACAGGTTCACTCAGTAAATTTGAAGAAAATAAGCGGATCAAAGTAATCGATCGGCCTTTTACGCCATCAGCACCTTCCAACTTACCGCTATTAATATTTGTCTTAGGCGGGTTATTTGGCGGATTGTTCTTTGGTTGTGGTTTAGCTTTAGTATTTGAACTAAGTGATACGGCTATTCGCCGAGCTGACAAACTAGAAGCGTTAACCGGCGTACCGGTATTGACCAGGCTACCTTTTACTAGCCAGCCTAGTACTAACCAGCCCTGTACTAGCCAGCCTTTTACCAGCACGCCGTAA